The following are encoded in a window of Streptomyces sp. 11x1 genomic DNA:
- a CDS encoding rod shape-determining protein, which yields MSFIGRDMAVDLGTANTLVYVRGRGIVLNEPSVVAINTNTGGILAVGAEAKKMIGRTPGNIVAVRPLKDGVIADFEITERMLRYFILKIHKRRYLARPRVVVCVPSGITGVERRAVIEASSQAGARQVHIIEEPMAAAIGSGLPVHEATGNMVVDIGGGTTEVAVISLGGIVTAQSIRVAGDELDNAIIQHIKKEYSLLLGERTAEQIKITIGSAYDLDADEHTEIRGRDLVSGLPKTVVISAGEVRKAIEEPVNAIVDAVKTTLDKCPPELSGDIMDRGIVLTGGGALLRGLDERLRRETGMPIHIAEDPLDSVALGSGKCVEEFEALQQVLDAQPRR from the coding sequence ATGTCGTTCATCGGCCGTGACATGGCTGTCGACCTCGGGACCGCCAACACGCTGGTGTACGTCAGGGGTCGCGGGATCGTACTGAACGAGCCGTCCGTCGTCGCGATCAACACCAACACCGGTGGCATTCTCGCGGTCGGCGCGGAGGCGAAGAAGATGATCGGGCGGACCCCCGGCAACATCGTTGCCGTACGTCCGCTGAAGGACGGTGTCATCGCCGACTTCGAGATCACCGAGCGGATGCTCCGCTACTTCATCCTGAAGATCCACAAGCGGCGCTATCTCGCCCGTCCTCGGGTCGTCGTCTGCGTGCCGTCCGGCATCACCGGTGTCGAGCGTCGCGCCGTCATCGAGGCGTCCTCCCAGGCAGGCGCCCGTCAGGTGCACATCATCGAGGAGCCGATGGCCGCGGCCATCGGCTCCGGCCTGCCGGTCCACGAGGCCACGGGCAACATGGTGGTGGACATCGGCGGCGGCACCACGGAGGTCGCGGTCATCTCCCTCGGCGGCATCGTCACCGCCCAGTCCATCCGCGTCGCGGGCGACGAGTTGGACAACGCGATCATCCAGCACATCAAGAAGGAGTACTCACTCCTCCTCGGTGAGCGGACGGCCGAACAGATCAAGATCACGATCGGTTCGGCGTACGACCTCGACGCTGACGAGCACACCGAAATCCGCGGCCGGGACCTGGTGTCCGGGCTGCCCAAGACCGTCGTCATCTCCGCCGGGGAAGTGCGGAAGGCGATCGAGGAGCCCGTCAACGCCATCGTCGATGCCGTCAAGACGACCCTCGACAAGTGCCCCCCGGAACTCTCCGGCGACATCATGGACCGGGGCATCGTCCTCACCGGCGGCGGCGCCCTGCTGCGCGGTCTCGACGAACGGCTGCGCCGGGAGACCGGAATGCCGATCCATATCGCCGAGGACCCGCTCGACAGCGTGGCGCTCGGCTCCGGCAAGTGTGTCGAGGAGTTCGAGGCGTTGCAGCAGGTGCTCGACGCCCAGCCCCGCAGATGA
- the mreC gene encoding rod shape-determining protein MreC, producing MRDTRESRLLLVLLIAVAFALITVDIRGGKDSPVDGARRAAATVFGPIEDGVSTAVDPIGNAISAVRDSGSRHDRLAALEKENAELKAALGSDDRNSSRVEQLDKMLKTAANGRYGIKGAEVIAIGAAQGFSWTVTIDIGTEDGITRDMTVLNGNGLVGRVTTVGPNTATVLLANDPDFTVGTRMEATDELGFASGQGDRPLRVELLNGKAKVKEGDRLVTFGSQADKPFVPGVPVGVVSRVDPSGGDLTRTIYVKPFVAFTQLDIVGVVVQPPRKDPRDTVLPAKPKATPTPTVTVTVTPGADEPGDGADGQSQEQ from the coding sequence GTGAGGGACACACGAGAGAGCCGGCTGCTCCTGGTGCTGCTGATCGCCGTCGCGTTCGCGCTGATCACGGTGGACATCCGCGGCGGGAAGGACTCACCGGTCGACGGTGCCCGACGTGCCGCCGCCACCGTCTTCGGCCCGATCGAGGACGGTGTGTCGACCGCCGTCGACCCCATCGGCAACGCCATAAGCGCCGTCCGCGACTCCGGCTCCCGCCACGACCGCCTCGCCGCGCTGGAGAAGGAGAACGCCGAACTGAAGGCGGCCCTCGGCAGCGACGACCGCAACAGCAGCAGGGTCGAACAGCTCGACAAGATGCTGAAGACCGCCGCGAACGGCCGGTACGGCATCAAGGGCGCCGAGGTCATCGCCATAGGAGCGGCCCAGGGCTTCTCCTGGACCGTCACCATCGACATCGGCACCGAGGACGGCATCACCCGCGACATGACCGTCCTCAACGGCAACGGGCTGGTCGGCCGCGTCACCACCGTCGGGCCGAACACCGCGACCGTCCTCCTCGCCAACGACCCCGACTTCACCGTCGGCACCCGGATGGAGGCCACCGACGAACTCGGCTTCGCCTCCGGCCAGGGCGACCGGCCGCTGCGCGTCGAACTGCTCAACGGCAAGGCCAAGGTGAAGGAGGGCGACCGTCTCGTCACCTTCGGCTCCCAGGCCGACAAGCCGTTCGTCCCGGGCGTCCCGGTCGGTGTCGTCTCCCGCGTCGACCCCTCCGGCGGCGACCTCACCCGCACGATCTACGTCAAGCCGTTCGTGGCCTTCACCCAGTTGGACATCGTCGGCGTCGTCGTCCAGCCGCCGCGCAAGGACCCTCGCGACACCGTCCTGCCGGCCAAGCCGAAGGCCACCCCCACGCCCACCGTGACGGTCACGGTCACACCGGGCGCGGACGAACCGGGCGACGGCGCCGACGGACAGTCGCAAGAGCAGTAG